In Bacteroidota bacterium, a single window of DNA contains:
- a CDS encoding putative porin: MFDTVLARISLFTFLTLLLGQYSAAQDPPVRDSTKTVSALAKDSVGMIAAGNEPAKDSVIHIKPIPLIGALEPYGDSSRAILDSQIPWIEYRYIGDLLWSKPGMYIRDMGSPGQHNELTIGGVDERGIAFLVDGRSQADPITGTYDMYLFPTDYIERIEFITGPRAMLYGMNSTGGAINIVTKSFSNNKPYSRLRYSQGVDDYAQTDAMFSQNIFSHFNFMFGLERHALGFDQIDQDYRARYTNADYDAWSFRTKLRYDISNSFNIVFTHLYEQAITGLFGGVDYLMTPPGGYFGDPSTAFVANNEAYEKIYDHHLDLTAAAHLTGDTMQVTTLTAYYSNQLRMYRDEPREYADLLPFNGVLAHDDNRSSNAGILLRHELESSFQNFSVTAQAEEIQVESSPEAGGHKENKFSASAKEDILALSPVTFAVFGRTDYWRGKNLPGAGADAQLALGPSLSLFGGASVSHRTPTLQELYWSSDSTHLPTPRLWLKDEQHTLVQVGTRFSLFDLLSGTVSLERREIKNPILIDTTIPPGASSTGYMLEFLQPSLNVYNGVNVSLKAHYSYFYAEGNGTYLKQPAYLHEEADLTLLPELYLDGSVYYRNQLVNGNLELKVGFRGRYTSKQSGMAPLSESGFYVPYTLLASFGPSGTADFFVIAKLGDAYLHLIWENLSDNQYLLTPFYPMYSRNIRFGVSWEFWN, from the coding sequence ATGTTCGACACGGTTCTCGCGCGCATATCATTGTTCACATTCCTGACGCTCCTCCTCGGACAATATTCTGCCGCCCAAGACCCTCCCGTCCGTGATTCGACAAAGACCGTTTCTGCCCTTGCGAAAGATTCTGTCGGAATGATCGCGGCCGGCAACGAACCGGCAAAGGACTCGGTCATACACATCAAACCGATCCCGCTCATCGGCGCGCTGGAGCCGTACGGCGACTCAAGCCGCGCAATTCTTGATTCTCAAATCCCGTGGATCGAATACCGGTACATCGGCGATCTGTTGTGGAGCAAGCCGGGGATGTATATCCGCGATATGGGGAGCCCCGGTCAACACAACGAATTGACGATCGGCGGGGTCGACGAGCGAGGAATCGCTTTTCTCGTCGACGGGAGAAGTCAGGCTGATCCCATCACGGGAACCTACGACATGTACCTCTTCCCCACCGACTACATCGAACGAATCGAGTTCATCACCGGTCCGCGTGCGATGCTCTACGGAATGAACTCAACAGGCGGAGCGATCAACATCGTCACGAAGAGCTTCTCTAATAACAAACCGTATTCCCGCCTGCGGTACAGCCAGGGGGTCGACGACTACGCGCAGACTGACGCCATGTTCAGCCAGAATATTTTCTCTCATTTTAATTTCATGTTCGGGCTGGAACGCCATGCGCTCGGATTCGATCAGATCGACCAGGATTATCGGGCGCGCTATACGAACGCTGACTACGATGCATGGTCGTTCAGGACAAAACTCCGGTACGACATTTCCAATTCATTCAACATTGTCTTCACCCACCTTTACGAACAAGCGATCACAGGATTGTTTGGAGGGGTTGATTATCTCATGACTCCTCCCGGAGGATATTTCGGCGATCCGAGCACGGCGTTTGTCGCAAATAATGAAGCGTACGAAAAAATATACGACCATCACCTCGATCTCACGGCGGCGGCGCATCTTACCGGCGATACCATGCAGGTCACCACGCTGACGGCGTATTATTCGAATCAGCTGCGAATGTACCGCGACGAGCCGAGGGAATATGCCGACTTGTTGCCATTCAACGGAGTGCTCGCTCATGACGACAATCGAAGCTCCAACGCTGGCATTCTCCTGCGCCATGAACTCGAAAGCAGCTTCCAGAATTTCAGCGTGACCGCCCAGGCGGAAGAGATTCAGGTTGAATCGAGCCCGGAAGCCGGCGGGCACAAGGAGAACAAATTCAGCGCGAGCGCAAAAGAAGATATCCTTGCGTTATCGCCGGTCACTTTTGCCGTTTTTGGCCGGACAGATTACTGGCGGGGAAAAAATTTACCGGGTGCCGGCGCCGATGCCCAGCTTGCACTCGGTCCGTCTCTGTCGTTGTTCGGGGGAGCGTCTGTCTCGCACCGGACTCCAACGCTGCAGGAGCTGTACTGGTCGAGCGATTCCACCCATCTTCCGACTCCCCGGCTCTGGCTAAAAGATGAACAGCACACGCTTGTTCAAGTGGGGACGAGGTTTTCCCTTTTCGATCTTCTCAGCGGAACGGTCTCGCTCGAAAGACGGGAGATCAAAAACCCCATCCTTATCGATACGACCATCCCTCCCGGAGCTTCTTCCACTGGTTATATGCTTGAGTTCCTTCAGCCCTCGCTGAACGTTTACAACGGCGTGAACGTGTCGCTCAAAGCTCACTACAGCTATTTTTACGCCGAAGGAAACGGCACCTACCTGAAGCAGCCCGCTTATCTCCATGAAGAGGCCGATCTCACGCTTCTCCCGGAACTGTATCTTGACGGGTCGGTGTACTACAGGAACCAGCTCGTGAACGGAAACCTCGAACTGAAGGTCGGTTTTCGCGGAAGGTATACTTCAAAGCAGAGCGGCATGGCGCCGTTGAGCGAATCAGGATTCTATGTTCCGTACACGCTCTTGGCATCGTTCGGACCGAGCGGGACGGCAGATTTCTTCGTCATTGCAAAACTCGGCGACGCGTATCTTCACCTGATCTGGGAGAACTTGTCGGACAACCAGTATCTGTTGACCCCCTTTTATCCGATGTACAGCCGTAACATCCGCTTCGGCGTATCCTGGGAGTTCTGGAATTAA
- a CDS encoding trypsin-like peptidase domain-containing protein, protein MVQIFPLSTNGAGQSNSRSEASIPHDDSGLLDAYSSTVTSVVENVSPAVVKIDVTHHSIRRRRRGENGGAQPVTGSGSGVIFTPDGFVLTNSHVIHDAASINVILADGRELKGELIGEDPFTDLAVVRVSGQDLPSAKLGDSQAIRIGQLVIALGNPFGFQATVTAGVVSALGRSLRVGGGRLIDNVIQTDAALNPGNSGGPLVNSRSEVIGINTAIIPWAQGICFSIPVNTAKNIAAQLMKHGKITRAFLGIAGQVIDISRAAVRIHSLTGSRGVMIANVEHGGAADHAGLLNGDVIVEMNGHRIESIDDLHRLLTNDLIGKETGLTVLRLEKKLFVKVVPEELNVR, encoded by the coding sequence ATGGTGCAGATATTTCCCCTGTCAACAAACGGTGCGGGACAGTCGAATTCCCGTTCCGAAGCCAGCATTCCGCACGACGACTCAGGCTTGCTGGATGCCTATTCGTCCACGGTAACGTCGGTTGTCGAAAATGTCTCCCCTGCCGTCGTCAAAATCGATGTGACACATCATTCGATTCGCAGGCGGAGGCGCGGAGAGAACGGCGGCGCGCAGCCGGTGACCGGAAGCGGCTCAGGAGTCATATTCACTCCCGACGGATTCGTTCTCACGAACAGCCACGTGATTCACGATGCGGCTTCCATCAACGTGATCCTTGCTGACGGGCGAGAACTCAAGGGGGAATTGATCGGCGAAGACCCGTTCACCGACCTGGCCGTCGTGCGCGTCAGCGGCCAGGACCTGCCGAGTGCGAAGCTCGGCGACTCGCAGGCGATCCGCATCGGGCAGCTGGTGATCGCGCTGGGGAATCCGTTCGGCTTTCAGGCAACGGTCACCGCGGGAGTTGTCAGCGCACTTGGACGTTCGTTGAGGGTCGGCGGCGGAAGGCTGATCGACAATGTGATCCAGACCGATGCGGCCTTGAACCCGGGCAATTCCGGAGGTCCGCTCGTCAATTCCCGCTCGGAAGTTATCGGCATCAACACCGCGATTATTCCGTGGGCACAGGGAATCTGTTTTTCGATTCCGGTCAACACGGCCAAAAATATCGCTGCTCAGCTGATGAAACACGGAAAGATCACGCGCGCCTTTCTCGGCATTGCGGGGCAGGTCATCGATATCTCCCGGGCAGCCGTGCGCATTCATTCGTTGACAGGATCCAGAGGAGTGATGATCGCAAACGTGGAACATGGAGGGGCCGCCGACCATGCTGGCCTGCTCAACGGCGACGTGATCGTTGAGATGAACGGCCATCGCATCGAAAGCATCGATGATCTCCATCGGCTTCTGACGAATGATCTGATAGGCAAAGAGACCGGCTTGACCGTTCTGCGGCTGGAGAAAAAGCTTTTTGTGAAAGTCGTTCCGGAGGAATTGAATGTTCGTTAG
- a CDS encoding OsmC family protein: MSKREAVVRHVQNLTFIGKAGSNHWTTVDSSHGEVAAAATSPMELVLIALGGCTGSDVAGILEKKRVRFSKLEIKVTGERAAADPKVYTSIHIEYCVEGAGIKENDVAHAIELSMTKYCSVSAMLKKSVTLTHSLTITDTGRAEG, encoded by the coding sequence ATGAGCAAACGGGAAGCTGTTGTACGGCACGTTCAAAATCTTACATTTATCGGCAAAGCCGGCTCAAATCATTGGACGACAGTTGATTCATCGCATGGAGAGGTGGCTGCTGCTGCCACCTCGCCGATGGAGCTTGTCCTGATCGCGCTGGGGGGATGTACAGGAAGTGATGTAGCGGGCATTCTGGAAAAGAAGAGGGTCCGTTTCTCAAAGCTGGAAATCAAAGTGACCGGCGAGCGGGCTGCCGCGGACCCCAAGGTCTATACTTCGATCCACATTGAATATTGCGTCGAAGGGGCTGGCATCAAGGAGAATGACGTGGCCCACGCCATTGAACTCTCAATGACAAAGTACTGCTCGGTGAGCGCCATGCTGAAAAAATCGGTGACGCTGACTCATTCGTTGACGATCACGGACACAGGTCGAGCGGAGGGCTGA
- a CDS encoding acyl-CoA dehydrogenase family protein yields the protein MSKFQGLDYYGIDLQLSEEETLVRNTVREFVDDNVLPVIEQHNREGTFPVHLVSQMAELGLFGATLPAKYGGAELNNVAYGLMMQELERGDSGIRSFASVQSALVMYPIFTFGSDEQKDCWLPKLAKGEKIGCFGLTEPDFGSNPGGMITRAEKKGDGFLLNGAKMWITNGTIADLAVVWAKLDGEIKGFLVEKGTKGFEAPEMHGKHSLRASITSELIFQDCFIPQKNLLPKSGGLKSPLMCLSQARYGIAWGALGAAMACYDAALQYSLSRVQFDKPIAAYQITQEKLVYMLTEITKGQLLCLQLGRLKDQNKATFTRISLAKRNNVYHALEIARTAREILGANGILDEYPVMRHAANLESVKTYEGTHEMHTLILGEDITGIAAFN from the coding sequence ATGTCGAAGTTTCAAGGCCTCGATTACTACGGAATCGATCTACAGTTGAGCGAAGAGGAAACTCTTGTCCGCAACACGGTCCGCGAATTTGTCGACGACAATGTGCTGCCGGTCATCGAACAACATAATCGTGAGGGGACGTTTCCGGTCCACCTCGTAAGCCAGATGGCGGAACTCGGTCTTTTTGGTGCGACCCTCCCGGCTAAGTACGGCGGGGCAGAGTTGAACAATGTCGCGTACGGGTTGATGATGCAGGAACTGGAACGGGGGGACAGCGGCATCCGCAGTTTTGCCTCCGTGCAAAGTGCCCTCGTGATGTATCCGATCTTTACCTTCGGCTCCGACGAACAAAAGGACTGCTGGCTTCCGAAATTGGCAAAGGGGGAAAAGATCGGCTGCTTTGGGTTGACGGAACCGGACTTTGGGTCCAACCCCGGCGGGATGATCACCCGCGCGGAAAAAAAGGGGGATGGCTTTCTCCTGAACGGCGCAAAAATGTGGATCACAAATGGGACGATCGCCGACCTCGCTGTCGTCTGGGCAAAGCTGGACGGCGAAATCAAAGGGTTCCTCGTTGAAAAAGGGACAAAGGGGTTTGAAGCCCCCGAGATGCACGGCAAGCATTCGCTTCGGGCGTCGATCACGTCGGAATTGATTTTCCAGGATTGTTTCATCCCCCAAAAAAATTTGCTGCCGAAATCGGGTGGTCTAAAATCACCATTGATGTGCCTGAGCCAGGCCCGCTATGGCATCGCGTGGGGGGCGCTGGGGGCTGCAATGGCGTGTTATGACGCAGCGCTTCAGTATTCGCTTTCCCGCGTGCAATTTGATAAGCCGATTGCCGCATACCAGATCACGCAGGAAAAATTGGTCTACATGCTCACCGAGATCACCAAAGGTCAGCTCCTCTGCTTGCAATTAGGCAGGTTGAAGGATCAGAACAAGGCGACGTTCACGCGGATCTCTTTGGCAAAGCGAAACAATGTCTACCATGCGCTGGAAATCGCGCGGACGGCGCGGGAAATATTAGGGGCAAACGGCATTCTCGATGAATACCCCGTGATGCGGCATGCCGCGAACCTCGAATCGGTGAAGACGTACGAGGGAACGCATGAGATGCACACCCTCATTCTCGGAGAGGATATCACCGGTATTGCTGCGTTCAACTAA
- the ispE gene encoding 4-(cytidine 5'-diphospho)-2-C-methyl-D-erythritol kinase, with translation MLVKAYAKINLGLRVLKKRSDGFHDIETIFHRINLFDELTIEPAESSISVSSNDKTLPVDERNLCWKAVELLRAELGTSHGASIHLQKAIPVGAGLGGGSSDAAAVLNTLPGLWSIPVDASTLTGIALAVGSDVPFFLHNKSAYAEGRGERLNFVRLSLPYAVLVVTPHLRVSTAWAYGELSKQRRIPAHRTPFYDGATCTVGTVSSLMENDFESVVFAAYPEIADIKRKLLEHGGVYALLSGSGSSVFGLFHDEGSAHKAADLFSPKYFVSVTPPHFIPGL, from the coding sequence ATGCTGGTGAAGGCGTATGCGAAAATAAATCTGGGACTCCGCGTTCTAAAAAAGAGAAGTGACGGATTTCATGATATCGAGACAATTTTCCATCGTATCAACCTCTTCGACGAATTGACCATCGAGCCAGCAGAGTCTTCAATCTCAGTTTCATCGAATGACAAAACACTCCCCGTGGACGAGCGCAACCTTTGCTGGAAGGCTGTCGAGCTTCTCCGAGCCGAGCTTGGCACCTCGCACGGAGCGTCGATTCATTTACAGAAGGCTATTCCGGTCGGCGCAGGCCTTGGCGGAGGGAGCAGCGACGCCGCAGCGGTCTTGAACACTCTTCCCGGCCTGTGGAGTATTCCGGTCGATGCGTCGACCCTCACAGGCATTGCACTTGCCGTCGGTTCGGATGTACCGTTCTTTCTTCACAACAAAAGTGCGTACGCCGAGGGACGGGGCGAACGGTTGAATTTCGTGAGGCTCTCACTCCCCTATGCCGTTCTCGTCGTGACTCCTCATCTCCGTGTCTCGACTGCGTGGGCATACGGGGAATTGTCGAAACAACGGCGAATCCCGGCACACCGGACTCCATTTTACGACGGGGCCACGTGCACCGTCGGAACCGTCTCTTCTCTGATGGAGAACGATTTTGAATCGGTGGTCTTCGCGGCATATCCTGAGATCGCCGACATCAAGCGGAAACTTCTCGAACACGGGGGGGTGTATGCCCTCTTGTCCGGAAGCGGTTCTTCGGTGTTCGGACTCTTTCATGATGAAGGAAGCGCGCATAAAGCGGCGGATTTATTCAGCCCCAAGTATTTTGTCTCGGTGACCCCCCCACATTTTATTCCAGGACTCTGA
- a CDS encoding luciferase family protein, giving the protein MKIQQTVAAWEGVSSHPHRFGGIEFRLGKRELGHLHGNVLLDIPFPRNVRNDLVVSGRAAPHHILPESGWISFYIRRDEDVDEAIKLLNLSFDLAKDKIKDGDQ; this is encoded by the coding sequence ATGAAAATTCAACAAACGGTGGCGGCGTGGGAAGGGGTTTCTTCCCACCCCCACCGTTTTGGCGGAATAGAGTTCCGGCTTGGCAAAAGGGAGCTCGGCCATTTGCATGGAAATGTTTTGCTCGATATTCCTTTTCCGAGGAATGTTCGAAACGATCTTGTGGTATCCGGGCGCGCCGCCCCTCATCACATTCTTCCGGAAAGCGGGTGGATAAGCTTTTATATCAGACGGGACGAGGATGTCGATGAAGCGATCAAGCTTTTGAATCTCTCGTTTGATCTTGCGAAGGACAAAATTAAAGATGGAGATCAATGA
- a CDS encoding RNA polymerase sigma factor — protein MTDALTISKEAAATLDHTVRSERKRLLDFIRKRVRNQSDAEDILQDVFYQLAASYSVTEPIEKMTAWLFTVARNKIIDWYRKRRPDALPSAGDDPDAPLNLEEILFDPRQNPDQVYARSLVWSELSEALDELPEEQREVFVMHELEGRSFKEIAEITGEPLNTLLSRKRYAVLFLREQLQELYEETENL, from the coding sequence TTGACCGACGCCCTTACCATTTCAAAAGAAGCTGCTGCGACGCTTGACCACACGGTCCGGTCGGAACGCAAACGCCTGCTGGACTTCATCCGGAAGCGGGTGCGGAACCAGTCGGATGCGGAAGATATTCTGCAGGATGTTTTCTACCAGCTGGCGGCAAGCTACAGCGTCACCGAGCCGATCGAAAAAATGACGGCGTGGCTCTTCACCGTAGCACGGAACAAGATCATCGACTGGTACCGCAAACGCCGTCCGGATGCGCTGCCGTCGGCGGGAGACGATCCCGATGCGCCGTTGAACCTCGAGGAGATCCTTTTCGACCCCCGGCAGAACCCGGATCAGGTCTATGCGCGCTCGCTGGTGTGGTCGGAGTTGTCCGAAGCGCTGGATGAACTTCCGGAAGAGCAGCGGGAGGTCTTTGTGATGCACGAACTGGAAGGAAGAAGTTTCAAGGAGATCGCCGAAATAACGGGCGAGCCGTTGAACACGCTTCTCTCGCGCAAACGGTATGCGGTCCTTTTCCTGCGCGAACAGCTTCAAGAATTATACGAAGAAACAGAAAACTTATAG
- a CDS encoding LOG family protein, giving the protein MSDKGNTRPIITVFGSSRPVDGDPFYEEAKLLGRELGAAGFTVCNGGYGGTMEASARGAKESGGKTIGVVSGFFSSQPNRWIDKKIEVNSLTDRLMELVSLADGYIVLKGGTGTLLELASVWEFMNKSVIEQKPVVVIGKFWDSVIDTLNQELMFEGKASCTQYITTAPSPQDAVRFLRKQLEQ; this is encoded by the coding sequence ATGAGCGACAAGGGCAACACAAGACCGATTATTACCGTCTTCGGCAGCTCGCGGCCGGTCGACGGCGATCCGTTCTACGAAGAGGCGAAACTGCTCGGGCGTGAACTTGGAGCAGCCGGATTCACGGTATGCAACGGCGGCTACGGCGGCACGATGGAAGCCTCTGCCCGCGGGGCGAAAGAGTCTGGAGGAAAAACCATCGGCGTGGTGAGCGGCTTCTTCAGCTCTCAGCCGAACAGATGGATCGACAAGAAGATCGAGGTCAACTCATTAACGGACAGGCTGATGGAATTGGTCTCTCTGGCGGACGGCTATATCGTTTTGAAGGGGGGAACAGGTACGCTCCTCGAGCTCGCCAGCGTCTGGGAATTCATGAATAAAAGCGTTATCGAACAGAAACCGGTCGTTGTCATCGGGAAATTTTGGGACAGCGTTATCGACACCTTAAACCAGGAGCTGATGTTCGAGGGGAAAGCGTCATGCACTCAGTACATCACAACGGCGCCATCACCGCAGGACGCCGTTCGTTTTTTACGCAAGCAGTTGGAGCAATAA
- a CDS encoding sigma-54 dependent transcriptional regulator yields the protein MARTYNILVVDDEKSVAFLLKEELSELEKYEVTVAYDGAEAINLLQSQPFDVVLLDVKMPRVSGIEVLKYIREQHPTTIVLMLTNFADVKTAIETMKLGAYDFVSKPYEREELLATIDRALELRRLTIDNKLMEYELNRQGLARDFIGTSPAIQSLIRTAQKIADSTAIVQIQGPSGTGKELIAHLIHTSSPRKNRPFVIVNCASIPDALLESELFGHEKGAFTNAYAMKQGLVEVANGGTLFLDEVGDISPMIQPKLLRFLETGEFRRVGGTNAMKVDVRIVSATNKDLQKEVEAGRFRDDLLYRLNVVTLRIPPLKDRKEDIPLLIESFLEKRAKGKAQKRLSDEALQVLLQYDWPGNVRELEHVIEGAIILSHDDVITSRDLTLTASAGIQKSNPLPLPQKEGEFLTLETMEKMQIELVLQKNNFNRSKTAQVLGITPKTLYLKIKRYSINTPAKE from the coding sequence ATGGCTCGCACTTACAACATTCTCGTAGTCGATGACGAAAAGAGCGTCGCCTTTCTTCTCAAAGAAGAGCTCTCGGAGTTGGAGAAGTACGAAGTGACCGTTGCGTACGATGGCGCTGAAGCGATCAATCTCCTCCAATCCCAGCCCTTCGATGTTGTTCTCCTTGACGTCAAGATGCCGCGGGTCAGCGGCATCGAGGTGCTGAAGTATATCCGCGAACAGCATCCGACGACCATCGTCCTTATGCTGACGAATTTTGCCGATGTGAAGACGGCGATCGAGACCATGAAGCTCGGCGCTTACGACTTCGTCAGCAAACCATACGAACGGGAAGAGCTCCTCGCGACCATTGACCGTGCGCTTGAACTGCGCCGGCTGACCATCGACAACAAGCTGATGGAATACGAGCTGAACCGGCAGGGTTTGGCCCGCGACTTCATCGGAACAAGCCCCGCCATCCAGTCCCTCATTCGCACAGCACAAAAAATTGCGGACAGCACCGCGATCGTCCAGATCCAGGGACCGAGCGGAACCGGCAAGGAGCTCATCGCCCACCTCATCCACACCTCAAGCCCGAGGAAAAATCGGCCGTTTGTCATCGTCAATTGCGCATCGATTCCCGATGCGCTCCTGGAAAGCGAGCTGTTCGGGCACGAGAAAGGGGCATTCACGAACGCCTATGCGATGAAGCAGGGACTGGTGGAAGTTGCGAACGGGGGCACGCTCTTCCTCGACGAGGTCGGCGACATCAGTCCGATGATCCAGCCAAAACTCTTGCGGTTCCTCGAAACGGGGGAATTCCGACGCGTTGGCGGAACGAACGCCATGAAGGTCGATGTCCGGATCGTTTCGGCGACGAACAAAGACCTGCAGAAGGAGGTCGAGGCGGGAAGGTTCAGGGATGATCTCCTTTATCGGCTGAATGTGGTGACGCTGAGAATTCCGCCGCTCAAAGACCGCAAAGAAGATATCCCTCTTCTCATCGAAAGTTTCTTGGAGAAAAGGGCAAAAGGGAAAGCACAGAAACGCCTCAGCGACGAAGCGCTGCAGGTGCTTCTGCAGTACGACTGGCCGGGGAATGTGAGGGAACTGGAACACGTCATCGAGGGAGCGATCATTCTTTCCCATGACGACGTCATCACCTCGCGGGACCTGACCTTGACCGCGTCGGCAGGAATTCAAAAATCGAACCCGCTTCCACTACCACAAAAAGAAGGGGAGTTTCTTACGCTCGAAACGATGGAAAAAATGCAGATCGAGCTTGTCCTGCAAAAAAATAATTTTAACCGCTCCAAAACCGCGCAAGTGCTCGGCATCACGCCAAAAACACTCTACCTCAAGATCAAACGGTACAGCATCAACACCCCCGCAAAAGAGTAG
- a CDS encoding response regulator encodes MPSTVKKRVNEPLIHVLLIDNDISYAKTAQSQLKKFQGNDFRITWEKTGAAGIERLKTDPTIAVTLVDYDLSEMTALELAKEIRSLTIDVPLVFIASGKDFKLAVEAMKLGVEDFLVKDEIVESVLPRTLLTVLNRVQLKRQIAQVEKNKILGQKRSEAIKELVVTICHEFNNPLAAIKISADIISRQKLNEIDRAVIQQLDSNIRSIEKEIIKLRDINLPA; translated from the coding sequence ATGCCTAGCACGGTCAAGAAAAGAGTGAACGAGCCCTTGATTCACGTATTGCTTATCGACAACGATATTTCATACGCCAAAACCGCCCAGTCTCAGCTCAAGAAATTTCAAGGCAATGATTTTCGGATCACGTGGGAAAAAACTGGCGCGGCCGGCATTGAACGCCTGAAGACGGACCCGACGATTGCCGTCACTCTGGTCGACTATGACCTGAGCGAGATGACGGCGCTCGAGCTTGCGAAAGAGATCCGCAGCTTAACGATCGACGTGCCCCTCGTCTTCATTGCGTCGGGGAAGGATTTCAAACTTGCCGTCGAAGCGATGAAGCTCGGCGTGGAGGATTTTCTTGTCAAGGATGAGATCGTCGAGTCGGTCCTTCCCCGGACACTCCTCACCGTACTCAACCGGGTCCAGCTGAAAAGGCAAATCGCCCAGGTGGAAAAGAATAAGATTCTGGGGCAAAAACGGAGTGAGGCGATCAAAGAGCTGGTGGTGACCATCTGCCACGAGTTCAACAACCCCCTTGCAGCCATCAAGATCAGCGCGGATATTATTTCGCGACAGAAATTGAACGAGATTGACCGCGCCGTCATTCAGCAGCTTGACAGCAATATCCGCAGCATCGAAAAAGAAATCATCAAGCTTCGCGACATCAACTTGCCCGCCTGA
- a CDS encoding response regulator, which yields MAEKNSILVVDDEDALRTVLSSELESEGYVVATAGDGDEAISVLQGKSFDLVLLDIKMPRVDGFEVLRFIKERYPATKVIMLTGFADLKNAIESKKLGAEDFVSKPYDLVDLLTTIERVLTSE from the coding sequence ATGGCAGAAAAGAACAGCATTCTTGTAGTTGACGATGAAGATGCTTTACGGACAGTATTAAGCAGTGAGCTCGAGAGCGAAGGGTATGTTGTGGCGACGGCGGGTGACGGCGACGAGGCAATTTCCGTTTTGCAGGGGAAATCATTTGATTTAGTACTGCTCGATATCAAGATGCCGCGGGTTGACGGCTTCGAAGTGTTGCGCTTCATTAAAGAACGCTACCCCGCCACAAAGGTCATCATGCTCACCGGTTTTGCTGACTTGAAAAATGCGATTGAGTCAAAAAAGTTGGGGGCTGAAGATTTCGTCAGCAAGCCGTACGATCTCGTCGATCTCCTGACGACCATCGAACGGGTTCTTACCAGCGAATAA